Genomic segment of Desulfobacteraceae bacterium:
GGTTTTGCTTTTTTAAAAAACGCTTCAAGCCTTTTCGGATCCTTTTTACAAGACTTTTATTCTTTTTGTTTTCAATCTTTGAATGCAAAGAGACCTTCTCCGGTGATGTCTGTATTGACGGCATTACCGGGCTTAATGAAACCTTTGGTGAAAATGCGACCCCAATAACCTGGTCGTTTTCAATAAATCGATCCTCCAAATATTGGCGGATGTTTTCAGGTGAAGCGTCTCCTTCACGGAGTTGCCGAACTAGTCCGGATTCCTCACGGTAATAATACAGGGCGCGCGTTTCCCAGTTGCCATTGTCGATGCTGGTTACGATATTGGAATGGCTGTTAAGGATTTTTGCTAAAAGGGTTGTTCCGCTTCGGGGAGGGCCACCGGCAAGAATAAGCCGGTTAAGGATAATGTCGAAATTATTTGCGTTTTGTGCGTTTGACATACTAAAAACCCAATAGAATATGAAAATATTATTCGTTTTGCACCATGCCGGGGCTTTTCGCTCTTTTGATGCGGTGATTCGCCACCTTTGTGCTGCAGGTCATCAGGTGACCGTTCTTTATGGCAGCAAAAAAGAACTATCGGGGATCGACCGCGGCCTGAAGGTTTGTGCCGAAGATCTGAACGGCCTCAAAGTGGGCAGGCTTCTGCTGCGAAAGTCTTTCGTGCGGCTCGCCAACGTGAGAGAGCTGATCAATTGCATCGGCTATCTCAACCCCCG
This window contains:
- a CDS encoding sulfotransferase, translated to MSNAQNANNFDIILNRLILAGGPPRSGTTLLAKILNSHSNIVTSIDNGNWETRALYYYREESGLVRQLREGDASPENIRQYLEDRFIENDQVIGVAFSPKVSLSPVMPSIQTSPEKVSLHSKIENKKNKSLVKRIRKGLKRFLKKQN